Within Anopheles nili chromosome 3, idAnoNiliSN_F5_01, whole genome shotgun sequence, the genomic segment aatttgaatttaaacaaTTGATGATCATTTCTACCCCATGTATAAAACTTGGTAGAGGGGTGTAATAAAAGCTTTAATCCATCATCACTTCGTAGGCTTAATTAACGGCATATGCCAAATACCAGTGGACGGTAATCTCTCAAGGTCTCATGTGCTACCACCGTGGGTCTTCAGATTCAGTAGTGGGCTGATCAGGATGATCCACAAGTCTTCAGGGATCATATATTAGTAAATAGCATACGTGGATAATACAGGCATCATTGGATAGTGCCGCTCTTACGCTGCCAAAACATACGACAGGGTTTAGCAGGTGGcagaaaacattgaaaacagGTGGCAGAAAACATGCAAATCTATCTTGGATCCATAGTCTCTGACCTCTCTGTTTTGCAGTGAATTGCACCGAACGATCTATGCTGCAAAATATTTTTGGGTAGGCCAAAGCCATTATCCTTTTTAGATTGTTTCTCTGCATTTAAATTGCAGGCTGATAATAGGATGTATTAGATTGTACCAGGATGATTGTATGAAGCTGAAAATCGATAGCAAGGGAAATCACTGAGCAAagtaaaaacaataaaccttATACTATTttacaaacacaccaaaatACACGACAACGTTTTCCTACAgatcatttattttacatatACTTGTGTTTATGGtatgaaatgatttttccacAGCTGGTTATTTGTAACATTTTGCTAGGAAATGAGACGATAGCAAAAATGGGTTTCATCATACTTGTATAAAAAATGTTCGCGTAAGATTAATATGCTTTATCGCTTCGCTCTCTCGATTTTCGTGGTATTTTCTCTTATTGCAGTGAATTAAGCTAAGTAACGGCGAATTATGTCGAATGGTTTCAAAAATGATCGAGCCCACCTCGATCGGCGCTGGCGCTCGGTTACGAATGTATAACGTAGTGCACAACTAAGTTACGGAGGAGTTACGTAAATATTGCCCTCTAATAACGATTCAAATTGTACTGTTTCGATCGGATGGTAAAATTTTATTCTCAGTAAATTCTTGCTTATCAATTGATTGCCAGCCGGTTGCGCCGGTCTGTTTGCTTCGCCTTTCGCTTCGACTAATAGAGTAGGTATGTTGTAAAAGTGGTTTGGTCTGTCATTCGACTTTCTAACGCAACGTCCTAGAATCCTTAATGGCGTAATTGTGAACAGAGCGAACAAACGTaacgacaaaaacaaacaacagctTCGATTTCGATGTCGTAGGAGTACGACAGCGCAGCTTCATTTAAACCGAACCGACGCGGCGGCTCCGAGAGGAAATTTTAAACTACATAAATACGATTTAAATTTCGGATTACATCGCTCACTTGCTGTGCCTTGTCGctatatgtttgtttgtttgtttgtttgtttgaattgtAATGTAGCTACCACGCTTTGGCTAAACACCCACGTCCGGCGGGTCTCGTCGTTCTATGTAAAGAGAAGATGTTGCAAAaacttggtgggtttttcctttccttacACATCCGCAACGGTCGAATCGCGAAACAGTCTTGCGCTCGCGTCCATTTCGAcaggtttcgtttcgtgttcgTTCGGCTACAATTCTGCTTTGGACACATCGTTACGTTTAACACTCATTTATGTTGTCCGCATTTAAATAGTTTATACGTTAGTTTTGTTTGAACACACATCCTtttaaatatatgtatatgttttgtgttttgtttctgtgtCTGTGTCGATCGGCGTGTCATGCGGATTCCCATGCAATGCTACTCACGTTTCGCTGCATGTTGGCCCTTAAAATCGATTTGTGTTGCTGACCAGTAGGTAGCGCTACCATTCCGTAAGAGTGGCATTCACCGGAAAAGGGATCAATTTTGTTTAAACTAGTTTCTCTAACTTGTTGAAATCCCGatggttttcgtttgtttgattgattcgtGATTGATATATagtaaaattcaattccgTCCCCTCGAAATGAGCAAATGTTCATAGTGGGTGAGCGATAATGcgtaaaataacaacaaacacatATAACAAATCCTTGGGAAAGGTTCCGGCAAGGGAACGGCTCGTCCTTCGCAGGATCGCACCAGTCGTTCCTTGCTCTACCATACCATTGGCACTAATGTTCTTTTACGTGGGGATTGTGtatcttttgattttttttttcattttagttAGCTTACTTACTATCGATTCTTCTACCGCGCGTCTCGTATCTATCGTTTCTAGCATTCAATCGTCTACCTGTGGGTAGATCGCTACTTAGCTGACGAATATGGGGCTGAAGAAATTGTATCATATTAGCGGTTAAATGGTATAAGTTGATGTTCTTGATTCCGTTCGCGTCTTGTCTCGCATGATGCAATTGCGTACGACCAAATGGGTCCATCGCGCTCACTTCAGCGTTGTACGCACGCCGGATGTGGTTATATTATTTCGTTCTATATGGGCTGCTACCGtacttttaatggatttttttagCCGACAGGTTAAAACGTTTCATCTCATTTAATGTATCTATACTTCTTGGTTGCTGCACGTGTCGCATCCGTTTCGGGGGCTCTGTACTTCAATGTCCTGAATACGGTCGAAATAGTCTCAAAACCGCATCTCCAACATGCGGGGCACTGCTACGAGgtgtttaaataaataatgatgatCAACACAACGCACAACGGTCCTTTTGATCGATACTATTAGCACCGCTGGGAAAGAATCAAATTCGATGTTGCGAGACAAAACCAAACATCTGCTCGTATTGCACATTTTCACCCTTTTACGGTGAAGGAATGATTGCTTGCAAAAGATACCGCCGACCGGTTGATCGTAAACTTAACGCAGATATTTTCTGTTCATAACTATTCGGTTCATAAATAAGTGACATTGCAGCAATGCCCGTGgtgcaccgtttttttttgttttcgtctcCCCCGTGCGATAACGTTGAGCTTTTAATCGGCCCATTCGAATGCACCTGCTAGATTTAACGGTTTGTGCGTGCACCATCTGGTGACGACTGATCTTTACCATATTTAGTGGGGTGTATgaaaatttttatcatttagaTACGCTCGGTAACGTAAACCTTGCAATTGGCCGGTGAGTTGGAGCGACGCACCGCAAACGGAATGATAATTCCGAGTCCAGTCAGTATAACGCCGATCGAGTTCATGATGATGCCCTCCTCAATTGTTTGCGAATAGTTTTCACTGGAAGTGGAACATGCATACATTAAAAACGTTATTctaatgtgtgtatgtgtgtgtatatatatatagcacACATGAATCGAAAGGAAATGTGTTGTTTGGGCTATGGAGGCTGGCTAGGAATTTATTGTTAAGGACGTGTTTAGGACGTTAAGGACGTATTCATCGCAAGGCAACGAGGTGGGAGTGTTATTTGGTTGCACAGAACGGCAACGTGCACGAAAGCAGTACATTTCTGATACAGGATCaacgaaatggtgcaacctgcAATGTGGTTTGCTCGATCGCAATCTTCCGGGTCAGCCAACATAGAGGTAAAAGAGAAAACGATGGCCGTTTATAACTTACCCGAGTTCGAAATGAGCCTTCTGGGTCAAACCGGTTACGGCGGTAGCGATAGCCAGCATGAACGTGGCCACACCGAAGCTGGCGTGGATGGGTACCATTGTGGAACGGAACTTGTACGTCGCGTTCTCGCAGCACAGCAGAATGAGGAAGCTAAGGTAGAACGGGCAAACGCGAGTGGTGAAGTACGTCTCATCGTTGGGGCGCGTGCGTTCCAAAAATAAAGGCTCATGTCTCTTACCTGAAGAATCCCAGCACGAACTGGAGCGCAAACAGTCCCATCGTGATCATGCCGAGCCAGGAGTGCAGTGAGTAGAAGTTCGGTATCTGCTGCTGGTTGTGCGAATCCCAGACGGCCATGAAACCGATCACTATGCACGGTATCGAGCAGGCGTGGAAGAAGGTATGACACAGCTTGACGATCAAATGCGAGCAGCATCGGCAGATCCGGTACAGCAGGATGGCTGTGGGGAACGAAAGAAGACACCACAGAGGTCGGTTAGATCTGCCCAAACCTTGAGGCAAAAGAACTAGAACAGGAACGGAAACGTACAGAAGCCAGACAGCGTTACGTAACCCCCGATCATAAGCACAGGGTGCAGATTGAACTGCAGCTTGGGATCGTCCATGTTGAAGCCCTTCCGGTAGTAGATCGTCCAGAAGATGGTCAGCACCGAGGCGGCGATGAGCAGGATCGAAGAAACGACCACAACCAGTATGTACTCGAACCAAGCGCCACAGTTCCAGACgcgatcgtcatcatcatcgtatCTCCTGCGGGTGATCGACAGTGGACAAAGTAAGGTTAGGGTGGCCCCTATGGTGGCTAATTGAGTTGGTTCTCCGATTAGTGAGgcaaat encodes:
- the LOC128726301 gene encoding transmembrane ascorbate-dependent reductase CYB561, which gives rise to MDGSSVSPLPCEAPLAMMESEKTPPRSPSQHDMPPPPDEKRYDDDDDRVWNCGAWFEYILVVVVSSILLIAASVLTIFWTIYYRKGFNMDDPKLQFNLHPVLMIGGYVTLSGFSILLYRICRCCSHLIVKLCHTFFHACSIPCIVIGFMAVWDSHNQQQIPNFYSLHSWLGMITMGLFALQFVLGFFSFLILLCCENATYKFRSTMVPIHASFGVATFMLAIATAVTGLTQKAHFELGENYSQTIEEGIIMNSIGVILTGLGIIIPFAVRRSNSPANCKVYVTERI